In Phragmites australis chromosome 16, lpPhrAust1.1, whole genome shotgun sequence, one DNA window encodes the following:
- the LOC133894744 gene encoding ABC transporter A family member 7-like isoform X2, translated as MDSAAPSRGPASFPTQANALLRKNLCFQKRNMRTNACITLFPVLLCVLLVVLQGVIDRELSKPKYRCGCSCVDPGPGAAEGACRRTECGVQHSTLDQVGSCPIPRPTKWPALVQVPRPESRAVRTASQPLDGLPNPTCRDTGSCPASVLVTGNNRTLAESLSGGLFPALSSPLNFTDYLDALSKIVAGSDTSPWTTQFIEPVFIPGNTLYLLQPQCLFNLSQTVSYNAVGIPLQLNIDCIQGLSLWRESASVINDELFKGYRQQNRGSGGGKTNEFVAGYDFLNTNMNGLEINIWYNSTYNNNTAYGQIALLRVPRLVNTASNAYIKFLRGSGVEMLLEYVKDMPKVGTKQKFDLSSLLGALFFTWIIELLFPVILSYLVYEKQQKLKIMMKMHGLKDGPYWLISYVYFFALSAFYMILFVIFGSLIGLNFFKLNDYSIQFVFYFIYINLQIALAFFVASIFSSVKIATVVGYIYVFGSGLLGAFLLRFFVEDTSFPKGWIVVMEIIPGFSLYRGLYEFGRYAFSANAIGTNGMEWANLDDPVNGMRVVLIIMVVEWAILLPLTFYMDQVSSLGGGIRKNPLFFLRCFKKRALSLRRYSFGRQGSKVVVEMDNPDSAQEREVVEQLLLEGNENQAIICDNLKKVYHGKDGNPDKLAVRGLSLALPKGQCFGMLGPNGAGKTSFISMMIGLIPPTSGTAYVHGMDITTDMDEIYTNMGVCPQHDLLWETLTGKEHLLFYGRLKNLKGTELLKAVDDSLKSVNLFHGGVGNKQVGKYSGGMKRRLSVAISLIGDPKTQ; from the exons ATGGACTCCGCGGCGCCCTCGAGGGGCCCCGCGAGCTTCCCCACGCAGGCCAACGCCCTCCTCCGCAAGAACCTCTGCTTCCAG AAGAGGAACATGAGGACGAACGCGTGCATCACCCTCTTCCCGGTCCTCCTCTGCGTGCTGCTCGTCGTGCTGCAGGGCGTCATCGACCGCGAGCTCAGCAAGCCCAAGTACCGATGCGGCTGCTCCTGCGTCGACCCCGGCCCAGGCGCGGCCGAGGGGGCCTGCCGCCGGACGGAGTGCGGCGTCCAGCACTCCACGCTGGACCAGGTTGGGAGCTGCCCGATCCCCAGACCTACCAAGTGGCCGGCGCTGGTCCAGGTGCCGCGGCCAGAGTCCCGGGCCGTCAGGACCGCCTCCCAGCCGTTGGATGGTTTGCCTAACCCGACCTGCCGGGACACCGGTTCCTGCCCCGCCTCTGTCCTCGTCACCGGCAACAACCGCACGCTTGCAGAAA GTCTTTCGGGTGGACTGTTTCCTGCTCTGTCATCCCCATTGAATTTCACGGATTACCTTGATGCTCTCTCAAAGATTGTCGCT GGCTCAGACACGTCGCCGTGGACAACACAGTTTATAGAGCCAGTGTTCATCCCAGGGAATACTTTATATCTGTTACAACCTCAGTGTTTGTTCAATTTATCACAGACAGTTTCATACAATGCCGTGGGCATACCTCTTCAGCTCA ACATTGACTGCATTCAAGGACTGTCATTATGGCGTGAAAGTGCGTCGGTTATAAATGACGAACTATTTAAAGGTTATAGACAACAAAATAGAGGTAGTGGAGGAGGAAAGACGAATGAATTTGTTGCAG GTTATGATTTCTTGAACACAAATATGAATGGTCTTGAAATAAACATTTGGTACAACTCTACCTATAACAACAACACCGCGTATGGACAAATCGCATTGTTACGAGTTCCACGCTTGGTTAACACG GCATCCAATGCGTACATCAAATTTCTCAGAGGAAGTGGAGTGGAAATGTTGCTCGAATATGTTAAAGACATGCCCAAAGTAGGAACAAAACAGAAGTTTgacctctcttctcttcttggtgCACTGTTCTTCACGTGGATCATTGAACTACTATTTCCA GTCATATTGTCATATCTAGTGTATGAGAAGCAACAGAAGCTGAAAATTATGATGAAGATGCATGGTCTGAAGGATGGTCCTTACTGGCTTATCTCCTATGTTTACTTCTTTGCTCTGTCGGCTTTCTATATGATACTATTTGTGATTTTTGGCTCCCTGATCG GCCTAAACTTCTTCAAATTAAATGACTACAGCATTCAGTTTGTCTTCTACTTCATCTATATAAATCTGCAGATTGCACTTGCATTTTTTGTAGCTTCCATCTTTTCTTCTGTCAAAATAGCCACAG TGGTTGGTTACATCTATGTATTTGGCTCTGGCTTACTAGGGGCATTTCTTCTTCGCTTTTTCGTTGAAGATACTAGTTTTCCAA AGGGTTGGATAGTTGTCATGGAGATCATCCCTGGATTTTCATTGTACCGAGGGTTATATGAGTTTGGTCGATATGCATTCTCTGCAAATGCAATAGGGACCAATGGTATGGAGTGGGCTAATTTGGACGACCCTGTTAATGGAATGCGTGTTGTCTTGATTATTATGGTCGTGGAGTGGGCAATACTGCTCCCATTGACATTCTATATGGATCAAGTCTCGTCATTGGGAGGCGGAATTCGAAAAAATCCCTTATTCTTCTTGAGATGCTTTAAGAAACGTGCTCTATCATTGCGGAGATATAGCTTCGGGCGACAAGGATCTAAAGTAGTAGTTGAAATGGACAATCCTGATTCTGCTCAAGAA AGAGAGGTAGTTGAGCAACTTCTACTGGAAGGCAATGAGAACCAAGCAATCATCTGTGATAACCTCAAGAAGGTTTACCATGGAAAGGATGGAAACCCTGACAAACTTGCAGTCCGAGGGCTGTCTCTTGCTCTACCAAAAGGCCAGTGTTTTGGAATGCTTGGCCCGAATGGAGCTGGGAAGACATCCTTCATCAGCATG ATGATTGGGCTCATTCCACCTACATCTGGCACTGCCTATGTCCACGGAATGGATATAACAACTGATATGGATGAGATCTATACGAACATGGGTGTATGTCCACAGCATGA CTTACTTTGGGAAACATTGACGGGTAAAGAGCATCTATTGTTTTATGGGAGGTTAAAGAATCTTAAAGGCACCGAATTACTGAAG GCTGTTGATGACTCTCTGAAGAGTGTTAACCTATTTCATGGTGGCGTTGGCAATAAGCAAGTAGGAAAGTACAGTGGGGGAATGAAACGAAGGCTTAGTGTTGCCATCTCATTAATCGGGGACCCCAAG ACACAATAA
- the LOC133895936 gene encoding uncharacterized protein LOC133895936 isoform X2, giving the protein MDMWIRQAEVWVGQAESWIRQQPPEQIYVAAAVVALSILVLIAASCLKSSKPNTIVLSGLSGSGKTTLFYQLRDGSSHQGTVTSMEENNDTFVLHSEKERKGKVKHVNIVDVPGHARLKPKLDEVLPKAAGVVFVVDAQDFLSSMQAAAEYLYDILTKAIVVKRRVPVLIFCNKTDKVTAHSQEFIKKQLEKEINKLRESRNSISSADISDEVELGVPGEAFNFGQCQNKVTVAEGAGLTGNVSSVEQFIREYVKA; this is encoded by the exons ATGGATATGTGGATTAGACAAGCCGAGGTCTGGGTAGGCCAAGCCGAGAGCTGGATCCGTCAACAACCCCCGGAGCAGATCTACGTCGCGGCCGCGGTGGTTGCCCTCTCAATCCTGGTTCTTATCGCAG CTTCTTGTCTGAAATCCTCGAAACCAAACACCATAGTGCTATCTGGACTCAGTGGCAGTGGCAAAACTACTCTTTTCTATCAG CTTCGGGATGGATCATCACATCAAGGAACTGTAACTTCAATGGAAGAAAACAACGATACATTTGTGCTGCACTCTGAGAAGGAAAGG AAAGGAAAAGTGAAACATGtgaatattgttgatgttcCTGGTCATGCAAGGCTCAAACCCAAGCTTGATGAAGTCCTGCCTAAAGCAGCTGGGGTGGTTTTCGTCGTTGACGCTCAAGATTTCTTGTCTAGCATGCAAGCTGCTGCAGA GTACCTGTACGACATTCTGACAAAGGCAATTGTAGTGAAGAGAAGGGTTCCTGTGCTGATATTCTGCAACAAGACTGATAAAGTTACAGCTCATTCACAGGAATTCATCAAGAAGCAGTTGGAAAAAGAAAT AAACAAGCTTCGGGAATCAAGGAATTCCATATCATCCGCAGACATCTCTGATGAAGTTGAACTTGGGGTACCTGGAGAGGCATTTAACTTCGGTCAGTGCCAGAACAAGGTGACCGTTGCTGAGGGTGCTGGTTTGACCGGTAATGTTTCGTCCGTCGAGCAATTCATTCGTGAATATGTGAAGGCGTAG
- the LOC133895936 gene encoding uncharacterized protein LOC133895936 isoform X1 gives MGACFLSFSVSLRLPSFLPPPQFAASRRRRRETASNAFSRRGLVERRRPAPPPRTLLALNFVGVQIHLSGLGLISSSVVLQRARSIWPGRGCSLFSRNFGGSLGRVTMDMWIRQAEVWVGQAESWIRQQPPEQIYVAAAVVALSILVLIAASCLKSSKPNTIVLSGLSGSGKTTLFYQLRDGSSHQGTVTSMEENNDTFVLHSEKERKGKVKHVNIVDVPGHARLKPKLDEVLPKAAGVVFVVDAQDFLSSMQAAAEYLYDILTKAIVVKRRVPVLIFCNKTDKVTAHSQEFIKKQLEKEINKLRESRNSISSADISDEVELGVPGEAFNFGQCQNKVTVAEGAGLTGNVSSVEQFIREYVKA, from the exons ATGGGCGCCTGTTTCCTATCCTTCTCTGTCTCGCTTCGCCTCCCTTCCTTTCTGCCGCCGCCGCAATTTGCCGCGTCTCGCCGTCGGCGACGGGAAACAGCGAGCAACGCCTTCTCTCGCCGAGGCCTCGTCGAACGTCGTCgccccgctcctcctccccgcaCTCTACTGGCACTGAACTTCGTGGGGGTGCAGATCCATCTATCTGGGCTtggattgatttcttcttccGTTG TTCTTCAGCGAGCGAGATCGATTTGGCCAGGGCGCGGGTGCAGCTTATTCTCCAGAAATTTTGGGGGTTCTTTGGGTCGCGTGACGATGGATATGTGGATTAGACAAGCCGAGGTCTGGGTAGGCCAAGCCGAGAGCTGGATCCGTCAACAACCCCCGGAGCAGATCTACGTCGCGGCCGCGGTGGTTGCCCTCTCAATCCTGGTTCTTATCGCAG CTTCTTGTCTGAAATCCTCGAAACCAAACACCATAGTGCTATCTGGACTCAGTGGCAGTGGCAAAACTACTCTTTTCTATCAG CTTCGGGATGGATCATCACATCAAGGAACTGTAACTTCAATGGAAGAAAACAACGATACATTTGTGCTGCACTCTGAGAAGGAAAGG AAAGGAAAAGTGAAACATGtgaatattgttgatgttcCTGGTCATGCAAGGCTCAAACCCAAGCTTGATGAAGTCCTGCCTAAAGCAGCTGGGGTGGTTTTCGTCGTTGACGCTCAAGATTTCTTGTCTAGCATGCAAGCTGCTGCAGA GTACCTGTACGACATTCTGACAAAGGCAATTGTAGTGAAGAGAAGGGTTCCTGTGCTGATATTCTGCAACAAGACTGATAAAGTTACAGCTCATTCACAGGAATTCATCAAGAAGCAGTTGGAAAAAGAAAT AAACAAGCTTCGGGAATCAAGGAATTCCATATCATCCGCAGACATCTCTGATGAAGTTGAACTTGGGGTACCTGGAGAGGCATTTAACTTCGGTCAGTGCCAGAACAAGGTGACCGTTGCTGAGGGTGCTGGTTTGACCGGTAATGTTTCGTCCGTCGAGCAATTCATTCGTGAATATGTGAAGGCGTAG
- the LOC133894744 gene encoding ABC transporter A family member 7-like isoform X1 produces the protein MDSAAPSRGPASFPTQANALLRKNLCFQKRNMRTNACITLFPVLLCVLLVVLQGVIDRELSKPKYRCGCSCVDPGPGAAEGACRRTECGVQHSTLDQVGSCPIPRPTKWPALVQVPRPESRAVRTASQPLDGLPNPTCRDTGSCPASVLVTGNNRTLAESLSGGLFPALSSPLNFTDYLDALSKIVAGSDTSPWTTQFIEPVFIPGNTLYLLQPQCLFNLSQTVSYNAVGIPLQLNIDCIQGLSLWRESASVINDELFKGYRQQNRGSGGGKTNEFVAGYDFLNTNMNGLEINIWYNSTYNNNTAYGQIALLRVPRLVNTASNAYIKFLRGSGVEMLLEYVKDMPKVGTKQKFDLSSLLGALFFTWIIELLFPVILSYLVYEKQQKLKIMMKMHGLKDGPYWLISYVYFFALSAFYMILFVIFGSLIGLNFFKLNDYSIQFVFYFIYINLQIALAFFVASIFSSVKIATVVGYIYVFGSGLLGAFLLRFFVEDTSFPKGWIVVMEIIPGFSLYRGLYEFGRYAFSANAIGTNGMEWANLDDPVNGMRVVLIIMVVEWAILLPLTFYMDQVSSLGGGIRKNPLFFLRCFKKRALSLRRYSFGRQGSKVVVEMDNPDSAQEREVVEQLLLEGNENQAIICDNLKKVYHGKDGNPDKLAVRGLSLALPKGQCFGMLGPNGAGKTSFISMMIGLIPPTSGTAYVHGMDITTDMDEIYTNMGVCPQHDLLWETLTGKEHLLFYGRLKNLKGTELLKAVDDSLKSVNLFHGGVGNKQVGKYSGGMKRRLSVAISLIGDPKVVFMDEPSTGLDPASRNNLWSVVKEAKKNRAIILTTHSMEEAEVLCDRLGIFVDGGFQCLGNPKELKGRYGGTYVFTMTTSSEHEQEVEQLVHRLSPSASRIYHISGTQKFELPKQEVRIADVFHAVESAKSRFSIHAWGLVDTTLEDVFIKVAKGAQAFSVVA, from the exons ATGGACTCCGCGGCGCCCTCGAGGGGCCCCGCGAGCTTCCCCACGCAGGCCAACGCCCTCCTCCGCAAGAACCTCTGCTTCCAG AAGAGGAACATGAGGACGAACGCGTGCATCACCCTCTTCCCGGTCCTCCTCTGCGTGCTGCTCGTCGTGCTGCAGGGCGTCATCGACCGCGAGCTCAGCAAGCCCAAGTACCGATGCGGCTGCTCCTGCGTCGACCCCGGCCCAGGCGCGGCCGAGGGGGCCTGCCGCCGGACGGAGTGCGGCGTCCAGCACTCCACGCTGGACCAGGTTGGGAGCTGCCCGATCCCCAGACCTACCAAGTGGCCGGCGCTGGTCCAGGTGCCGCGGCCAGAGTCCCGGGCCGTCAGGACCGCCTCCCAGCCGTTGGATGGTTTGCCTAACCCGACCTGCCGGGACACCGGTTCCTGCCCCGCCTCTGTCCTCGTCACCGGCAACAACCGCACGCTTGCAGAAA GTCTTTCGGGTGGACTGTTTCCTGCTCTGTCATCCCCATTGAATTTCACGGATTACCTTGATGCTCTCTCAAAGATTGTCGCT GGCTCAGACACGTCGCCGTGGACAACACAGTTTATAGAGCCAGTGTTCATCCCAGGGAATACTTTATATCTGTTACAACCTCAGTGTTTGTTCAATTTATCACAGACAGTTTCATACAATGCCGTGGGCATACCTCTTCAGCTCA ACATTGACTGCATTCAAGGACTGTCATTATGGCGTGAAAGTGCGTCGGTTATAAATGACGAACTATTTAAAGGTTATAGACAACAAAATAGAGGTAGTGGAGGAGGAAAGACGAATGAATTTGTTGCAG GTTATGATTTCTTGAACACAAATATGAATGGTCTTGAAATAAACATTTGGTACAACTCTACCTATAACAACAACACCGCGTATGGACAAATCGCATTGTTACGAGTTCCACGCTTGGTTAACACG GCATCCAATGCGTACATCAAATTTCTCAGAGGAAGTGGAGTGGAAATGTTGCTCGAATATGTTAAAGACATGCCCAAAGTAGGAACAAAACAGAAGTTTgacctctcttctcttcttggtgCACTGTTCTTCACGTGGATCATTGAACTACTATTTCCA GTCATATTGTCATATCTAGTGTATGAGAAGCAACAGAAGCTGAAAATTATGATGAAGATGCATGGTCTGAAGGATGGTCCTTACTGGCTTATCTCCTATGTTTACTTCTTTGCTCTGTCGGCTTTCTATATGATACTATTTGTGATTTTTGGCTCCCTGATCG GCCTAAACTTCTTCAAATTAAATGACTACAGCATTCAGTTTGTCTTCTACTTCATCTATATAAATCTGCAGATTGCACTTGCATTTTTTGTAGCTTCCATCTTTTCTTCTGTCAAAATAGCCACAG TGGTTGGTTACATCTATGTATTTGGCTCTGGCTTACTAGGGGCATTTCTTCTTCGCTTTTTCGTTGAAGATACTAGTTTTCCAA AGGGTTGGATAGTTGTCATGGAGATCATCCCTGGATTTTCATTGTACCGAGGGTTATATGAGTTTGGTCGATATGCATTCTCTGCAAATGCAATAGGGACCAATGGTATGGAGTGGGCTAATTTGGACGACCCTGTTAATGGAATGCGTGTTGTCTTGATTATTATGGTCGTGGAGTGGGCAATACTGCTCCCATTGACATTCTATATGGATCAAGTCTCGTCATTGGGAGGCGGAATTCGAAAAAATCCCTTATTCTTCTTGAGATGCTTTAAGAAACGTGCTCTATCATTGCGGAGATATAGCTTCGGGCGACAAGGATCTAAAGTAGTAGTTGAAATGGACAATCCTGATTCTGCTCAAGAA AGAGAGGTAGTTGAGCAACTTCTACTGGAAGGCAATGAGAACCAAGCAATCATCTGTGATAACCTCAAGAAGGTTTACCATGGAAAGGATGGAAACCCTGACAAACTTGCAGTCCGAGGGCTGTCTCTTGCTCTACCAAAAGGCCAGTGTTTTGGAATGCTTGGCCCGAATGGAGCTGGGAAGACATCCTTCATCAGCATG ATGATTGGGCTCATTCCACCTACATCTGGCACTGCCTATGTCCACGGAATGGATATAACAACTGATATGGATGAGATCTATACGAACATGGGTGTATGTCCACAGCATGA CTTACTTTGGGAAACATTGACGGGTAAAGAGCATCTATTGTTTTATGGGAGGTTAAAGAATCTTAAAGGCACCGAATTACTGAAG GCTGTTGATGACTCTCTGAAGAGTGTTAACCTATTTCATGGTGGCGTTGGCAATAAGCAAGTAGGAAAGTACAGTGGGGGAATGAAACGAAGGCTTAGTGTTGCCATCTCATTAATCGGGGACCCCAAG gttgtTTTCATGGACGAGCCAAGCACTGGACTAGATCCAGCCTCAAGAAATAACCTGTGGAGTGTTGTGAAGGAGGCAAAGAAAAACCGCGCCATCATTCTTACAA CACATTCAATGGAGGAGGCAGAAGTACTATGCGATAGGCTTGGCATTTTTGTGGACGGTGGTTTCCAGTGCCTTGGAAATCCAAAGGAG CTGAAAGGTAGATATGGCGGCACCTATGTGTTCACAATGACAACATCTTCGGAGCATGAACAGGAGGTCGAACAGCTTGTTCACCGTTTGTCACCAAGTGCAAGCAGGATATATCATATATCAGGAACACAGAAATTTGAGCTGCCAAAGCAGGAGGTGAGGATAGCAGATGTTTTCCATGCAGTTGAGAGTGCAAAAAGCCGGTTCAGCATACACGCTTGGGGCCTGGTTGACACCACCTTGGAGGATGTCTTCATCAAGGTTGCCAAGGGAGCACAAGCGTTCAGTGTGGTTGCTTAA